In Rhizobium sp. N324, a single genomic region encodes these proteins:
- a CDS encoding response regulator transcription factor gives MAEPALPRDIVLLVDDSPEALGFLTDALEQSGFSVLIATSGTAALGIVERITPDLILLDAVMPAMDGFETCRRLKANAAVAQVPVIFMTGLTETEHVVHALESGGVDYLAKPINIDELRARIRVHLRNARSAQSARVALDAAGRHLLAVKGDGAIHWSTPQATRLVNAAMGSDDGMEIVVRHIATWMRDRAAAVRDGIISIAHAGQAALQLAFLGAIGPDEYLFRLTAANQRSDDEMLRQRFSLTQRESEVLLWIAKGKANRDIGEILGLSARTVNKHLEQIYVKLGVENRASAAVKATHVLHEM, from the coding sequence TTGGCTGAGCCGGCCCTCCCCCGCGACATCGTTCTGCTCGTCGACGACTCGCCCGAAGCGCTGGGCTTCCTGACCGACGCGCTCGAACAATCCGGCTTCTCCGTGCTGATCGCCACATCGGGCACTGCGGCCCTTGGCATCGTCGAGCGCATCACGCCCGATCTGATCCTGCTCGACGCCGTCATGCCCGCCATGGATGGTTTCGAGACCTGCCGCAGGCTGAAGGCGAATGCGGCGGTGGCGCAGGTGCCTGTCATCTTCATGACCGGCCTGACCGAAACCGAGCATGTCGTGCACGCGCTGGAATCCGGCGGAGTGGACTATCTCGCCAAGCCAATTAATATCGACGAATTGCGCGCCCGCATCCGTGTGCACCTGCGCAACGCCCGCTCGGCGCAGAGCGCCCGGGTCGCACTCGACGCCGCCGGCCGCCATCTGCTGGCAGTGAAAGGCGATGGCGCCATCCACTGGTCGACGCCGCAGGCGACGCGACTGGTCAATGCCGCCATGGGCAGCGATGACGGCATGGAAATCGTCGTCCGCCATATCGCGACCTGGATGCGCGACCGCGCAGCCGCCGTGCGCGACGGCATCATTTCGATCGCCCATGCTGGCCAGGCGGCACTGCAGCTCGCCTTTCTCGGCGCGATCGGCCCCGACGAATATCTCTTCCGTCTCACGGCCGCCAATCAGCGCAGCGACGACGAGATGCTGCGCCAGCGCTTTTCGCTGACCCAGCGCGAATCCGAGGTGCTGCTCTGGATCGCCAAGGGCAAGGCCAACCGCGACATCGGCGAAATACTCGGACTGTCGGCGCGCACCGTGAACAAGCACCTCGAACAGATCTACGTGAAGCTCGGCGTCGAGAACCGGGCCTCGGCCGCCGTGAAGGCGACGCATGTGCTGCACGAGATGTAG